One window of Oreochromis niloticus isolate F11D_XX linkage group LG23, O_niloticus_UMD_NMBU, whole genome shotgun sequence genomic DNA carries:
- the LOC102075872 gene encoding NACHT, LRR and PYD domains-containing protein 3 isoform X4: MEISVKEQLLHILENLGEVELKHFHWYLQNATKGDFPSIKKCHLENADRLKTVDLMVQTYTTDHVIEVARTTLKKMNKGNSSAQADLSLSSQEVLQKCQPKLKAKLKKKFQSVFEGIAKAGNPTLLSQIYTELYITEGGTAEVNDEHEVRQIETASRKPDRPETTIRQEDIFKASPGRDKPIRTVLTMGVSGIGKTVLTQKFTLDWAEDKVNQDIHFMFPFTFRELNLLKEKKFSLVELVHHFFTETKEAGICRFEDFQVVFIFDGLDECRHPLNFQKTETVTDVTQSTSVDVLLTNLIRGILLPSAHVWITTRPAAANQIPSKCVERVTEVRGFTDTQKEEYFRKRFRDEEQTSRIISHIKTSRSLHIMCHIPVFCWITATVLEDMLKTREGGQIPVTLTEMYIHFLVVQAKVKNVKYDGGAEMDPHWSPESRKMVELLGKLAFEQLQKSDLIFYESDLAECDTDIRAASVCSGVFTQIFKEERGLYQDKVFCFVHLSIQEFLAALHVHLTFIGSCVNLLEEQKATSKWSRLSLGKKNLRYLHQSAVNKALQSPNGHLDLFLRFLLGLSLQTNQRLLQGLLTQKRSSSQINQETVQYIKKKIRKNLSAEKSINLFHCLNELNDCSLVEEIQQSLSSGSLSTDKLSPAQWSALVFILLSSEEDVDVFDLKKYSASEEALLRLLPVVKASKKALLSGCNLSERSCEALSSVFSSKSSSLRELDLSNNDLQDSGVKLLSAGVNSPNWKLETLRLSGCNISERSCEALSSFLSSQLSSLRELDLSNNSLQDSGMKLLCAESQYWKLETLRLRVCNISEGSCEVLSSVLSSQSSNLRELDLSYNSLHDSGMRLLSVGMITPHCKVVTLRLSGCDLSERSCETLSSILSSVPSSLRELDLRNNNLQDSGVKLLSFGMKCAQCKLVTLRLSGCNLSLRCCEALSEVLSSQSSSLTELDLSNNNLQDSGVTLMCAEVESPHWKLETLSLSGCLITGEGGISLVSALSSNSSTLREVDVSHNHPGDLGILSERQKDLDTLRVEPAGVRWLTPGLRKYSCQLTIDTKTVNRNLKLSDNNRKVTHVEEVQSYPDHPDRFDGWPQLLCKDGLSGRCYWEVEWRGNVEISVSYKGIRGRRGGIVSVFGFNYQSWSLSCSEDGCQFVRHNKIKTPISSSSVSNRVAVYVDCPAETLSFYRVSSDTLIHLHTFNTTFTETLYPGFTVFPGSSVSLCQV; this comes from the exons ATGGAAATATCTGTTAAGGAGCAGCTACTGCACATTCTGGAGAATCTGGGAGAGGTGGAGCTGAAACATTTCCACTGGTACCTTCAGAATGCAACAAAAGGTGATTTTCCATCCATCAAAAAGTGTCATCTGGAGAACGCAGACAGACTGAAAACTGTAGATTTAATGGTGCAGACATATACTACTGACCATGTGATAGAAGTAGCAAGGacaactttaaagaaaatgaataaag GAAATTCCTCAGCCCAGGCAGATTTATCACTTTCATCACAAG AAGTTCTTCAAAAATGTCAGCCCAAACTGAAGGCTAAGCTGAAGAAGAAATTCCAGTCTGTAtttgaggggatcgctaaagcaggaaacccaacccttctgagtcagatctacacagagctctacatcacagagggagggactgcagaagtcaatgatgaacatgaggtcagacagattgaaacagcatccaggaaaccagacagaccagaaacaacaataaGACAAGAAGACATATTTAAAGCATCACCTGGAAGAGataaaccaatcagaacagtgctgacaatgGGAGTGTCTGGCATTGGAAAAACTGTTTTAACACAGAAATTCACTCtagactgggctgaagacaaagtcAACCAAGATATCCACTTCATGTTTCCTTTCaccttcagagagctgaatttgctgaaagagaaaaagttcagcttggtggaacttgtccatcacttctttactgaaaccaaagaagcaggaatctgcaggtTTGAAGatttccaggttgtgttcatctttgatgggctggatgagtgtcgacatCCTCTGAACTTTCAAAAAACTGAGACTGTGACTGATGTCACacagtccacctcagtggatgtgctgctgacaaacctcatcagAGGGAtcctgcttccctctgctcatgTCTGGATAACCACAAGACCTGCAGCAGCTAATCAGATCCCTTCTAAGTGTGTTGAAAGGGTGACAGAGGTTCGAGGGTTCACTGACACACAGAAGGAGGaatacttcaggaagagattcagagatgaggagcagacCAGCAGGATCATTTCCCACAttaagacatcacgaagcctccacatcatgtgccacatcccagtcttttgctggatcactgctacagttctggaggacaTGCTGAAAACTAGGGAGGGAGGACAGATTCCTgtgaccctgactgagatgtacatccacttcctggtggtgcAAGCAAAAGTGAAGAATGTCaaatatgatggaggagctgagatggatccacactggagtccagagagcaggaagatggtTGAGTtactgggaaaactggcttttgagcAACTACAGAAAAGcgacctgatcttctatgagtCAGACCTGGCAGAATGTGACActgatatcagagcagcctcagtgtgctcaggagtgttcacacagatctttaaagaggaaagaggactgtaccaggacaaggtgttctgctttgtccatctgagcattcaggagtttctggctgctcttcatgtccatctaaCCTTTATCGGCTCTTGTGTCAACCTGCTGGAAGAACAAAAAGCAACCTCAAAATGGTCTAGATTGTCGCTAGGGAAAAAGAATTTAAGATAtctccaccagagtgctgtgaacaaggccttacagagtccaaatggacacctggacttgttcctccgttTCCTcttgggtctttcactgcagactaATCAGCGTCTCCTACAAGGCCTGCTGACACAGAAACGAAGTAGCTCACAGATCAATCAGGAAACAGTACAGTATATCAAGAAGAAAATTAGaaagaatctgtctgcagagaaaagcatcaatctgttccactgtctgaatgaactgaatgattgttctctagtggaggagatccaacagtccctgagttCAGGAAGTCTCTCTACAGACAAActttctcctgctcagtggtcagctctggtcttcatcttactgtcatcagaagaagatgtggatgtgtttgacctgaagaaatattCTGCTTCAGAAGAGGCTCTTCTGAgactgctgccagtggtcaaagcctccaaaaAAGCTTT actgagtggctgtaacctctcagagagaagctgtgaagctctgtcctcagttttCAGTTCAAAGTCCTCCAGTCTGAGAGAGTTGGATCTGAGTAACAATGACCTACAGGATTCAGGAGTAAAGCTTCTATCTGCTGGAGTGAATAGTCCAAACTGgaaactggaaactctcag ACTAAGTGGATGTAACATCTCAgaaagaagctgtgaagctctgtcctcattTCTCAGCTCACAGTTGTCTAGTCTGAGGGAGCTTGACCTGAGTAATAACAGCCTGCAAGATTCAGGAATGAAACTTCTGTGTGCTGAAAGTCAGTACTGgaaactggaaactctcag ACTAAGGGTCTGTAACATATCAGAAGGAAGCTGTGAAgttctgtcctcagttctcagctcgCAGTCCTCTAATCTGAGAGAGTTGGACTTGAGTTACAACAGCCTGCATGATTCAGGAATGAGGTTGCTGTCTGTTGGAATGATTACTCCACATTGTAAAGTGGTAACTCTCAG actAAGCGGCTGTGACCtttcagagagaagctgtgaaactTTGTCCTCAATTCTCAGCTCAGTGCCTtctagtctgagagagctggacttgagaaacaacaacctgcaggattcaggtgTAAAGCTTCTCTCTTTTGGAATGAAGTGCGCACAGTGTAAACTGGTAACTCTCAG attgagtggctgtaacctctCACTGAGatgctgtgaagctctgtctgAAGTTCTCAGCTCACAGTCCTCTAGtctgacagagctggacctgagtaataACAATCTGCAGGACTCTGGAGTAACGCTTATGTGTGCTGAAGTGGAGAGTCCACACTGGAAACTGGAAACTTTGAG TCTGTCAGGTTGTTTGATCACAGGGGAAGGCGGTATTTCTCTGGTTTCGGCTCTCAGCTCCAACTCCTCCACTCTGAGAGAAGTGGACGTGAGCCAcaatcatccaggtgacttaGGAATTCTTTCAGAACGACAAAAAGatctggacactctcag ggtggagcctgctggagtccgatggttgacaccaggtctgaggaagt attcctgtcaactcacaatcgacacgaAAACCGTAAACAGAAACctcaaactgtctgacaacaacaggaaggtgacacatgtggaggaggttcagtcatatcctgatcatccagacagatttgatggcTGGCCTCAGCTGCTGTGCAAAGATGGTCTCagtggtcgctgttactgggaggtcgagtggagaggaaatGTTGagatatcagtgagttacaaaGGCATCAGAGGAAGAAGAGGTGGGATTGTCTCTGTTTTTGGATTTAATTATCAGTCATGGAGTCTGAGCTGCTCTGAGGATGGTTGTCAGTTTGTCAGGcacaacaaaattaaaacacccatctcctcctcctctgtctctaacagagtagcagtgtatgtggactgtcctgctgagactctgtccttctacagagtctcctctgatactctgatccacctccataccttcaacaccacattcactgaaactctttatcctgggtttacaGTCTTTCCTGGTTCCTCAGTGAGTCTATGCCAAGTTTAG
- the LOC102075872 gene encoding NACHT, LRR and PYD domains-containing protein 12 isoform X1: MEISVKEQLLHILENLGEVELKHFHWYLQNATKGDFPSIKKCHLENADRLKTVDLMVQTYTTDHVIEVARTTLKKMNKGNSSAQADLSLSSQEVLQKCQPKLKAKLKKKFQSVFEGIAKAGNPTLLSQIYTELYITEGGTAEVNDEHEVRQIETASRKPDRPETTIRQEDIFKASPGRDKPIRTVLTMGVSGIGKTVLTQKFTLDWAEDKVNQDIHFMFPFTFRELNLLKEKKFSLVELVHHFFTETKEAGICRFEDFQVVFIFDGLDECRHPLNFQKTETVTDVTQSTSVDVLLTNLIRGILLPSAHVWITTRPAAANQIPSKCVERVTEVRGFTDTQKEEYFRKRFRDEEQTSRIISHIKTSRSLHIMCHIPVFCWITATVLEDMLKTREGGQIPVTLTEMYIHFLVVQAKVKNVKYDGGAEMDPHWSPESRKMVELLGKLAFEQLQKSDLIFYESDLAECDTDIRAASVCSGVFTQIFKEERGLYQDKVFCFVHLSIQEFLAALHVHLTFIGSCVNLLEEQKATSKWSRLSLGKKNLRYLHQSAVNKALQSPNGHLDLFLRFLLGLSLQTNQRLLQGLLTQKRSSSQINQETVQYIKKKIRKNLSAEKSINLFHCLNELNDCSLVEEIQQSLSSGSLSTDKLSPAQWSALVFILLSSEEDVDVFDLKKYSASEEALLRLLPVVKASKKALLSGCNLSERSCEALSSVFSSKSSSLRELDLSNNDLQDSGVKLLSAGVNSPNWKLETLRLSGCNISERSCEALSSFLSSQLSSLRELDLSNNSLQDSGMKLLCAESQYWKLETLRLRVCNISEGSCEVLSSVLSSQSSNLRELDLSYNSLHDSGMRLLSVGMITPHCKVVTLRLSGCDLSERSCETLSSILSSVPSSLRELDLRNNNLQDSGVKLLSFGMKCAQCKLVTLRLSGCNLSLRCCEALSEVLSSQSSSLTELDLSNNNLQDSGVTLMCAEVESPHWKLETLRLSICNLSEKSCEALSSLLSSEAPCLRELDLSNNNLQDSGVKLLSVGLQSPHCTLEIISLSGCLITGEGGISLVSALSSNSSTLREVDVSHNHPGDLGILSERQKDLDTLRVEPAGVRWLTPGLRKYSCQLTIDTKTVNRNLKLSDNNRKVTHVEEVQSYPDHPDRFDGWPQLLCKDGLSGRCYWEVEWRGNVEISVSYKGIRGRRGGIVSVFGFNYQSWSLSCSEDGCQFVRHNKIKTPISSSSVSNRVAVYVDCPAETLSFYRVSSDTLIHLHTFNTTFTETLYPGFTVFPGSSVSLCQV, encoded by the exons ATGGAAATATCTGTTAAGGAGCAGCTACTGCACATTCTGGAGAATCTGGGAGAGGTGGAGCTGAAACATTTCCACTGGTACCTTCAGAATGCAACAAAAGGTGATTTTCCATCCATCAAAAAGTGTCATCTGGAGAACGCAGACAGACTGAAAACTGTAGATTTAATGGTGCAGACATATACTACTGACCATGTGATAGAAGTAGCAAGGacaactttaaagaaaatgaataaag GAAATTCCTCAGCCCAGGCAGATTTATCACTTTCATCACAAG AAGTTCTTCAAAAATGTCAGCCCAAACTGAAGGCTAAGCTGAAGAAGAAATTCCAGTCTGTAtttgaggggatcgctaaagcaggaaacccaacccttctgagtcagatctacacagagctctacatcacagagggagggactgcagaagtcaatgatgaacatgaggtcagacagattgaaacagcatccaggaaaccagacagaccagaaacaacaataaGACAAGAAGACATATTTAAAGCATCACCTGGAAGAGataaaccaatcagaacagtgctgacaatgGGAGTGTCTGGCATTGGAAAAACTGTTTTAACACAGAAATTCACTCtagactgggctgaagacaaagtcAACCAAGATATCCACTTCATGTTTCCTTTCaccttcagagagctgaatttgctgaaagagaaaaagttcagcttggtggaacttgtccatcacttctttactgaaaccaaagaagcaggaatctgcaggtTTGAAGatttccaggttgtgttcatctttgatgggctggatgagtgtcgacatCCTCTGAACTTTCAAAAAACTGAGACTGTGACTGATGTCACacagtccacctcagtggatgtgctgctgacaaacctcatcagAGGGAtcctgcttccctctgctcatgTCTGGATAACCACAAGACCTGCAGCAGCTAATCAGATCCCTTCTAAGTGTGTTGAAAGGGTGACAGAGGTTCGAGGGTTCACTGACACACAGAAGGAGGaatacttcaggaagagattcagagatgaggagcagacCAGCAGGATCATTTCCCACAttaagacatcacgaagcctccacatcatgtgccacatcccagtcttttgctggatcactgctacagttctggaggacaTGCTGAAAACTAGGGAGGGAGGACAGATTCCTgtgaccctgactgagatgtacatccacttcctggtggtgcAAGCAAAAGTGAAGAATGTCaaatatgatggaggagctgagatggatccacactggagtccagagagcaggaagatggtTGAGTtactgggaaaactggcttttgagcAACTACAGAAAAGcgacctgatcttctatgagtCAGACCTGGCAGAATGTGACActgatatcagagcagcctcagtgtgctcaggagtgttcacacagatctttaaagaggaaagaggactgtaccaggacaaggtgttctgctttgtccatctgagcattcaggagtttctggctgctcttcatgtccatctaaCCTTTATCGGCTCTTGTGTCAACCTGCTGGAAGAACAAAAAGCAACCTCAAAATGGTCTAGATTGTCGCTAGGGAAAAAGAATTTAAGATAtctccaccagagtgctgtgaacaaggccttacagagtccaaatggacacctggacttgttcctccgttTCCTcttgggtctttcactgcagactaATCAGCGTCTCCTACAAGGCCTGCTGACACAGAAACGAAGTAGCTCACAGATCAATCAGGAAACAGTACAGTATATCAAGAAGAAAATTAGaaagaatctgtctgcagagaaaagcatcaatctgttccactgtctgaatgaactgaatgattgttctctagtggaggagatccaacagtccctgagttCAGGAAGTCTCTCTACAGACAAActttctcctgctcagtggtcagctctggtcttcatcttactgtcatcagaagaagatgtggatgtgtttgacctgaagaaatattCTGCTTCAGAAGAGGCTCTTCTGAgactgctgccagtggtcaaagcctccaaaaAAGCTTT actgagtggctgtaacctctcagagagaagctgtgaagctctgtcctcagttttCAGTTCAAAGTCCTCCAGTCTGAGAGAGTTGGATCTGAGTAACAATGACCTACAGGATTCAGGAGTAAAGCTTCTATCTGCTGGAGTGAATAGTCCAAACTGgaaactggaaactctcag ACTAAGTGGATGTAACATCTCAgaaagaagctgtgaagctctgtcctcattTCTCAGCTCACAGTTGTCTAGTCTGAGGGAGCTTGACCTGAGTAATAACAGCCTGCAAGATTCAGGAATGAAACTTCTGTGTGCTGAAAGTCAGTACTGgaaactggaaactctcag ACTAAGGGTCTGTAACATATCAGAAGGAAGCTGTGAAgttctgtcctcagttctcagctcgCAGTCCTCTAATCTGAGAGAGTTGGACTTGAGTTACAACAGCCTGCATGATTCAGGAATGAGGTTGCTGTCTGTTGGAATGATTACTCCACATTGTAAAGTGGTAACTCTCAG actAAGCGGCTGTGACCtttcagagagaagctgtgaaactTTGTCCTCAATTCTCAGCTCAGTGCCTtctagtctgagagagctggacttgagaaacaacaacctgcaggattcaggtgTAAAGCTTCTCTCTTTTGGAATGAAGTGCGCACAGTGTAAACTGGTAACTCTCAG attgagtggctgtaacctctCACTGAGatgctgtgaagctctgtctgAAGTTCTCAGCTCACAGTCCTCTAGtctgacagagctggacctgagtaataACAATCTGCAGGACTCTGGAGTAACGCTTATGTGTGCTGAAGTGGAGAGTCCACACTGGAAACTGGAAACTTTGAG ACTGAGCATCTGCAACCTGTCAGAGaaaagctgtgaagctctgtcttCACTTCTCAGCTCAGAGGCCCCTTGTCTGAGAGAACTTGACTTGAGTAACAataacctgcaggattcaggagtaaAGCTATTGTCTGTTGGACTGCAGAGTCCACATTGTACACTGGAAATTATTAG TCTGTCAGGTTGTTTGATCACAGGGGAAGGCGGTATTTCTCTGGTTTCGGCTCTCAGCTCCAACTCCTCCACTCTGAGAGAAGTGGACGTGAGCCAcaatcatccaggtgacttaGGAATTCTTTCAGAACGACAAAAAGatctggacactctcag ggtggagcctgctggagtccgatggttgacaccaggtctgaggaagt attcctgtcaactcacaatcgacacgaAAACCGTAAACAGAAACctcaaactgtctgacaacaacaggaaggtgacacatgtggaggaggttcagtcatatcctgatcatccagacagatttgatggcTGGCCTCAGCTGCTGTGCAAAGATGGTCTCagtggtcgctgttactgggaggtcgagtggagaggaaatGTTGagatatcagtgagttacaaaGGCATCAGAGGAAGAAGAGGTGGGATTGTCTCTGTTTTTGGATTTAATTATCAGTCATGGAGTCTGAGCTGCTCTGAGGATGGTTGTCAGTTTGTCAGGcacaacaaaattaaaacacccatctcctcctcctctgtctctaacagagtagcagtgtatgtggactgtcctgctgagactctgtccttctacagagtctcctctgatactctgatccacctccataccttcaacaccacattcactgaaactctttatcctgggtttacaGTCTTTCCTGGTTCCTCAGTGAGTCTATGCCAAGTTTAG